A window of the Scandinavium goeteborgense genome harbors these coding sequences:
- a CDS encoding 5'-methylthioadenosine/S-adenosylhomocysteine nucleosidase, translated as MNNKTILMSLAVGCMAVSSMSFAQQVSGPIVVQGAMPVEAERFAQRLDNPQEIEIGGWRFWRGTVEGYPVVVSETLKGMSNASAATAIAATQFHPVAIINQGTAGGHDPALKVYDIVLGKYSVNLGAFKSPHKQPGEGSDSLQWKPMDLLASKGSAGEDKKPHTIRKFPADAQLLSVAESVKASYSKGNVVEGVIGSADMWNSELDRIQSFHRQYQTSVEEMETASASQIAAAFDIPFIGIRVLSNNITNQGAYDPQTGLACQDYVYQVVKAYIAKAKTR; from the coding sequence ATGAATAACAAGACAATCTTAATGTCCCTGGCTGTTGGCTGCATGGCCGTCTCATCGATGAGCTTTGCCCAGCAGGTCTCCGGCCCTATTGTGGTACAGGGGGCAATGCCGGTCGAAGCGGAGCGATTTGCCCAGCGGCTCGACAACCCACAGGAAATAGAGATTGGTGGCTGGCGCTTCTGGCGTGGCACGGTTGAAGGGTATCCGGTGGTGGTGTCCGAAACGTTAAAAGGGATGTCGAATGCGTCTGCTGCCACGGCGATTGCCGCGACCCAGTTTCATCCTGTCGCGATCATTAATCAGGGAACCGCAGGCGGGCACGATCCGGCTCTGAAGGTCTATGACATTGTATTAGGAAAATATTCCGTCAATCTCGGCGCGTTTAAATCACCGCATAAGCAGCCGGGCGAGGGAAGCGATTCACTCCAATGGAAACCTATGGATTTGCTGGCCTCGAAGGGGAGTGCAGGCGAAGATAAAAAACCGCACACCATCCGCAAATTCCCGGCAGATGCACAGCTTCTGTCAGTGGCTGAGAGCGTGAAAGCGTCCTACAGCAAGGGCAACGTCGTGGAGGGGGTTATCGGCTCAGCCGATATGTGGAACAGTGAACTGGACCGGATCCAGTCTTTCCATCGTCAATATCAGACCTCCGTCGAAGAGATGGAAACGGCCTCCGCTTCACAGATAGCCGCAGCATTTGATATTCCCTTTATCGGTATTCGCGTGCTGTCGAACAATATCACTAATCAGGGGGCCTACGACCCGCAGACTGGCCTGGCCTGTCAGGATTACGTTTATCAGGTGGTCAAGGCGTATATTGCAAAAGCGAAGACACGCTGA
- a CDS encoding aminopeptidase P family protein: MQTASPLSALRSHLLAQGLDGMIVPRADAWQSEYAAPHDDKLAWLTGFTGTAGVALVLQDKALLFVDGRYQVQVRNEVDLQAWEIHHLHNDPLETHLPVNGRIGFDPMLMVNSQFELLNATGCTLTPLADDPFTTVWHDRPAAPQGAMREMPLSVAGESSTDKRARIAAVLDAKGADYLVITQPDNIAWLLNVRGSDIATSPVPLSFALLSRTGETQWFVDAAKTANLPQALLASLTLSPMEQLVPGCQQAANGKRILLDADSAPVALRFAVEQHGGEVCWAADPITLIKATKNSIELEGYRESHQKDGAAWVNFLAWLSHEVPARLAAGNPLTELEAQAKQLAFREQQENFIEQSFGTISAASSNAAMCHYHSSDATNAALTADSFYLNDSGGQYVNGTTDATRTLSFGPLDPQRKLHYTAVLKGFLSLITLQFPTGSFGHQLDAFARRHLWELGIDFDHGTGHGVGHQLLIHEAPHRIAKKVNLWPLAAGNIMTIEPGYYLEGEYGIRIENQVEVIDGMPGFCRFASLTMIPIDISQVELNQLTDREKQWLDDYHQQVRETLSPLVDSEARPWLFAATAPVRVQVS; this comes from the coding sequence ATGCAAACAGCATCACCTCTTTCCGCCCTGCGCAGCCATCTGCTGGCGCAGGGGCTTGATGGCATGATTGTGCCGCGGGCCGACGCCTGGCAAAGCGAATACGCCGCGCCGCATGATGACAAACTGGCGTGGCTGACAGGCTTTACCGGTACCGCTGGCGTCGCGCTGGTGCTTCAGGATAAAGCCCTGCTTTTCGTCGATGGTCGTTATCAGGTACAGGTGCGTAACGAAGTGGATTTGCAGGCCTGGGAAATCCATCATCTGCACAACGATCCGCTAGAAACCCACCTGCCCGTCAACGGCCGGATTGGCTTTGACCCGATGCTGATGGTCAACAGCCAGTTCGAATTGCTGAACGCAACCGGATGCACATTGACACCGCTGGCCGACGATCCGTTCACCACGGTCTGGCACGACAGACCTGCCGCACCGCAGGGCGCGATGCGCGAAATGCCGTTGTCGGTAGCCGGTGAAAGCAGCACCGACAAACGCGCGCGTATCGCCGCTGTGCTGGATGCCAAAGGCGCGGATTATCTGGTGATCACTCAGCCGGATAACATCGCCTGGTTGCTGAATGTGCGTGGCTCCGATATCGCCACCAGCCCGGTGCCGTTGTCCTTCGCCCTGCTCAGCCGTACTGGCGAGACGCAGTGGTTTGTCGACGCGGCAAAAACCGCGAATTTACCGCAGGCGCTGCTGGCCAGCCTGACGCTGTCGCCGATGGAACAGCTGGTGCCGGGCTGCCAGCAAGCAGCCAACGGCAAGCGCATTCTGCTGGATGCTGACAGCGCCCCGGTCGCACTGCGTTTTGCCGTCGAGCAACACGGTGGCGAGGTGTGCTGGGCCGCAGACCCGATCACGCTGATCAAGGCGACCAAGAACAGCATCGAGCTGGAAGGCTATCGCGAAAGTCATCAAAAAGACGGGGCCGCGTGGGTGAATTTCCTCGCCTGGCTGTCACATGAAGTTCCGGCGCGTCTGGCGGCCGGCAACCCGCTGACGGAGCTGGAAGCGCAGGCTAAACAGCTCGCCTTCCGCGAGCAGCAGGAGAACTTCATCGAGCAGAGTTTTGGCACCATTTCCGCGGCATCCTCCAATGCGGCGATGTGCCATTACCATTCAAGTGACGCGACCAACGCCGCGCTCACCGCCGACAGTTTCTACCTCAATGATTCTGGCGGTCAGTACGTCAACGGTACCACCGACGCCACGCGCACGCTGTCCTTTGGCCCGTTAGATCCGCAGCGTAAATTGCACTACACCGCGGTGCTGAAAGGGTTTTTATCGTTAATCACGTTGCAGTTCCCTACCGGCAGCTTTGGGCATCAGTTGGATGCGTTCGCACGTCGTCATCTGTGGGAGTTGGGGATTGATTTCGATCACGGTACCGGGCACGGCGTCGGGCATCAGTTGCTGATCCACGAAGCCCCGCATCGTATTGCGAAAAAGGTCAACCTGTGGCCGCTGGCGGCGGGCAACATAATGACCATCGAGCCGGGATATTATCTGGAAGGTGAATACGGGATCCGCATAGAGAATCAGGTGGAGGTGATCGACGGCATGCCGGGCTTCTGCCGCTTCGCATCGCTGACGATGATCCCGATCGACATCAGTCAGGTTGAGCTCAACCAGCTCACCGACCGCGAAAAACAGTGGCTGGATGACTACCACCAGCAGGTTCGCGAGACGCTCTCACCATTGGTCGACAGCGAGGCGCGCCCATGGCTGTTTGCCGCCACCGCCCCGGTTCGGGTACAGGTGAGTTAA
- a CDS encoding AMP nucleosidase codes for MNNKGAGLTPEQALKQLDALYNQSVTALREAIGRYINDNVLPDAEQRAKGLFVYPSLSVSWDGEAHNALKTRAWGRFTHAGCYTTTITQPTLFSPYLLEQLTSLYQDYGAHITVERSQHEIPYPYVIDGSTLTLDRSMSAGLTRHFPTTDLAQIGDETADGLFHPTELYPLSHFDARRVDFSLARLRHYTGTPVEHFQPFVLFTNYTRYVDEFVRWGCSQILDPDSPYVALSCAGGVWITADTEAPETAVSDLAWKKHQMPAWHLITQDGQGITLINIGVGPANAKNICDHLAVLRPDVWLMIGHCGGLRESQTIGDYVLAHAYLRDDHVLDAVLPPDIPIPSIAEVQRALYDATKQVSGMPGEEVKHRLRTGTVVTTDDRNWELRYSASALRFNLSRAVAIDMESATIAAQGYRFRVPYGTLLCVSDKPLHGEIKLPGQANRFYEGAISEHLQIGIRAIDLLRAEGDKLHSRKLRTFNEPPFR; via the coding sequence ATGAATAATAAGGGTGCCGGTCTGACCCCGGAACAAGCGCTGAAACAACTCGATGCGCTCTACAACCAATCGGTGACTGCGCTGCGTGAAGCGATTGGCCGTTACATCAACGACAACGTTTTGCCCGATGCCGAACAGCGCGCCAAAGGCTTGTTTGTCTATCCATCGCTGTCCGTATCCTGGGATGGTGAAGCGCATAATGCGCTTAAAACCCGCGCCTGGGGCCGCTTTACCCACGCCGGTTGCTACACCACCACCATCACCCAGCCGACATTATTCAGCCCGTATCTGCTGGAACAGCTGACCTCGCTGTATCAGGATTACGGCGCGCACATCACCGTCGAGCGCTCACAGCATGAAATTCCGTATCCTTATGTGATTGATGGCTCCACGCTGACACTCGATCGCTCGATGAGCGCGGGCCTGACGCGCCATTTTCCGACGACCGATCTGGCGCAAATTGGCGATGAAACCGCAGACGGCCTGTTCCACCCGACCGAACTTTACCCGCTGTCGCATTTTGACGCCCGCCGCGTGGACTTCTCCCTCGCCCGCCTGCGCCACTACACCGGCACGCCGGTCGAACACTTCCAGCCGTTCGTGCTGTTTACCAACTACACCCGCTATGTGGACGAATTCGTTCGCTGGGGATGCAGCCAGATTCTCGACCCGGACAGCCCGTATGTCGCCCTTTCCTGTGCAGGCGGGGTGTGGATCACTGCCGATACTGAAGCGCCGGAAACCGCCGTCTCTGATCTGGCGTGGAAAAAGCACCAAATGCCCGCCTGGCATTTAATTACTCAAGACGGCCAGGGCATTACGCTGATCAATATCGGCGTCGGCCCGGCGAACGCCAAAAATATCTGTGATCATCTGGCGGTCCTGCGCCCGGATGTGTGGTTGATGATTGGTCACTGCGGCGGCCTGCGTGAGAGTCAGACCATCGGCGATTACGTGCTGGCGCACGCCTATCTGCGTGACGATCACGTCCTGGATGCGGTGCTGCCGCCGGACATTCCGATCCCAAGCATCGCCGAAGTGCAGCGCGCGCTGTATGACGCCACCAAGCAGGTCAGCGGCATGCCGGGCGAAGAAGTTAAACACCGGTTGCGTACCGGCACCGTGGTGACCACCGATGACCGTAACTGGGAGCTGCGCTACTCGGCGTCCGCGCTGCGCTTTAACCTGAGCCGCGCGGTAGCCATCGATATGGAAAGCGCCACCATTGCCGCGCAGGGCTATCGTTTCCGGGTGCCGTACGGCACGCTGCTGTGTGTGTCGGATAAACCGCTGCACGGCGAAATCAAGCTGCCGGGCCAGGCGAACCGTTTCTACGAAGGCGCGATTTCGGAGCACCTGCAGATAGGCATTCGCGCCATCGATCTGCTGCGTGCGGAAGGCGACAAGCTGCATTCACGTAAGCTGCGCACCTTCAACGAACCGCCGTTCCGTTAA
- a CDS encoding Arc family DNA-binding protein, which yields MSIPEEKRSPQYQMRLPEKFREQLEEQARKDGDASLATWIKRILRKELRERGVDPKG from the coding sequence ATGTCAATACCAGAAGAAAAACGCTCTCCCCAATATCAGATGCGGCTTCCAGAAAAGTTTCGTGAACAGCTGGAAGAGCAGGCGCGTAAGGATGGCGACGCTTCACTTGCGACGTGGATTAAACGAATATTGCGTAAAGAGTTACGTGAAAGAGGCGTAGATCCAAAAGGTTAA